The following proteins are co-located in the Ignavibacteriales bacterium genome:
- a CDS encoding bifunctional folylpolyglutamate synthase/dihydrofolate synthase, with protein sequence MNIKETLDKLFALHTFGVKLGLENIVSFLNEIGNPQAELKTIHIAGSNGKGSTASFIASSLMEAGYKVGLYTSPHFVRFNERIRINSQEIPDSAIAEFYANYEKIILDKSLTFFEVTTAMAFQYFKNQKVDYAVIETGLGGRLDATNVLNPLAIVITSISQEHTNILGNSLKEITFEKAGIIKNKSKVFIGKLPEEAVAVIENKCRETESELFAIDEYTNFSGGVIELYTEEIELDDWTMPLKGDYQKYNAALAGLVIAKTFNIDNQRIILQGIRNVVNNTKLQGRYEYYSTKPLVIFDSAHNPEGVENFLSEFKKEASVIKGKKILIFAAMKDKAVEKMLLMLNQFFDEIRITTVNYERAMSIKDLQNVANNQNINVNLEPQPVKFINDFIQSNKNDCLVVLGSMYLLGEIKSNLIQ encoded by the coding sequence ATGAATATTAAAGAAACATTAGATAAGCTTTTTGCACTGCATACATTTGGTGTCAAACTTGGTTTGGAAAATATAGTTTCATTTTTGAACGAGATTGGGAATCCCCAAGCGGAATTAAAAACTATACATATTGCGGGATCAAACGGGAAAGGCAGTACTGCCTCTTTTATTGCCAGTTCTTTAATGGAAGCCGGGTACAAGGTTGGTTTATACACCTCCCCTCATTTCGTTCGATTTAATGAACGGATCAGAATTAATAGTCAAGAAATTCCGGATTCAGCTATCGCAGAGTTTTATGCGAATTATGAGAAAATAATACTTGATAAATCTCTCACTTTTTTTGAAGTTACCACCGCGATGGCGTTTCAGTATTTTAAAAATCAAAAAGTAGATTATGCGGTAATCGAAACCGGATTGGGCGGAAGGCTGGATGCAACTAATGTTTTGAACCCTTTAGCTATCGTGATAACTTCCATTAGCCAGGAACACACTAACATTCTTGGAAATTCACTTAAAGAAATCACCTTTGAAAAAGCCGGAATAATTAAAAATAAATCAAAAGTATTCATCGGCAAATTGCCTGAAGAGGCTGTTGCTGTTATTGAAAATAAGTGCAGAGAAACTGAGAGCGAGCTATTTGCAATTGATGAATATACAAACTTCAGCGGGGGAGTCATTGAACTTTATACAGAAGAGATTGAACTTGATGATTGGACTATGCCTTTAAAAGGTGATTACCAAAAATATAATGCTGCGCTTGCCGGGTTAGTGATCGCAAAAACTTTTAATATAGATAACCAGCGCATAATTTTACAGGGTATTAGAAACGTTGTTAATAATACTAAATTGCAAGGCAGGTATGAATATTATTCAACCAAACCATTAGTCATTTTTGATTCAGCACATAACCCCGAAGGGGTGGAGAATTTTCTATCCGAGTTTAAAAAAGAAGCGTCAGTAATTAAAGGCAAAAAAATTTTAATTTTTGCTGCTATGAAAGATAAAGCAGTAGAGAAAATGCTGCTGATGCTAAATCAGTTCTTTGATGAAATCAGAATTACTACTGTAAATTACGAGCGAGCAATGTCTATTAAAGATTTACAGAATGTTGCAAATAATCAAAATATAAATGTAAATTTAGAACCACAACCTGTGAAATTTATTAATGACTTTATTCAATCTAACAAAAACGATTGTCTCGTAGTGCTCGGCAGTATGTATTTATTGGGCGAAATAAAATCTAACTTAATTCAATAA
- the rho gene encoding transcription termination factor Rho, whose amino-acid sequence MDISELKSKKIVELNELAKQLEIAGYSDLRKQELIFKILEAQSSKDGLTFSKGVLEVLTDQYGFLRSSDYNYLPSPDDIYVSPSQIKKFNLRTGDFVSGQVRPPKDGERFFALLRVEAVNNLDPAAIRDRTLFDNLVPVYPTKKISLETAPGEYSMRIMDILAPIGKGQRGLIVSPPKSGKTVLLQKIANSITRNHPEIKLIILLIDERPEEVTDMERTVKAEVISSTFDEPAERHVQVADMVIEKAKRLVEAKEDVVILLDSITRLARAHNIVVPHSGRILSGGVDSNALQKPKRFFGAARNTEDGGSLTIIATALIDTGSRMDDVIFEEFKGTGNMELVLNRDLSDRRIFPALDVNRSGTRREDLLLKEDDLQKMWILRKIISDFSPVEAMEFLLDKMRGTKNNKEFLNNMNS is encoded by the coding sequence ATGGACATTTCCGAGCTTAAGTCGAAGAAAATCGTTGAATTAAATGAACTTGCAAAACAACTTGAAATTGCAGGATACAGCGACTTACGAAAACAAGAACTAATTTTCAAAATTTTAGAAGCGCAGTCTTCTAAGGATGGGTTAACATTTTCAAAGGGTGTGCTCGAAGTATTGACCGATCAATACGGCTTCCTGCGTTCCTCTGATTACAACTACCTGCCATCGCCCGATGATATTTATGTTTCTCCCTCCCAGATAAAAAAGTTTAATCTAAGAACAGGTGATTTTGTTAGTGGACAGGTTAGACCTCCAAAGGATGGTGAAAGGTTTTTTGCTCTCCTTCGGGTTGAGGCAGTAAATAACTTAGATCCTGCGGCAATCAGAGATCGTACGCTCTTTGATAATTTAGTTCCAGTTTATCCGACAAAAAAAATATCACTCGAAACTGCTCCGGGCGAATATTCTATGCGCATTATGGATATTCTTGCCCCGATTGGCAAAGGACAGCGTGGTTTGATCGTATCCCCTCCCAAGAGCGGTAAAACAGTACTACTTCAAAAAATCGCAAATTCAATTACAAGAAATCATCCCGAAATTAAACTTATAATTCTTCTTATTGATGAGAGACCTGAAGAAGTTACTGATATGGAGCGCACAGTTAAAGCTGAAGTTATCAGTTCTACATTTGATGAACCTGCTGAAAGACATGTGCAGGTCGCCGATATGGTTATTGAAAAAGCAAAACGACTTGTCGAAGCAAAAGAGGATGTGGTAATTCTTCTTGACAGTATTACAAGATTAGCGCGTGCACACAACATCGTAGTTCCTCACAGCGGAAGAATACTTTCCGGGGGTGTTGATTCCAATGCTCTTCAAAAACCAAAAAGATTTTTTGGAGCCGCTCGTAACACAGAGGATGGCGGCAGTTTAACCATCATTGCTACAGCGCTTATAGATACCGGCAGCAGAATGGATGATGTTATCTTTGAAGAATTCAAAGGTACCGGTAATATGGAACTGGTGCTAAATCGTGATCTCAGTGATAGAAGAATCTTTCCTGCTCTTGATGTTAATCGTTCCGGCACAAGAAGAGAAGATCTCTTGTTGAAAGAAGATGATCTCCAAAAAATGTGGATACTTCGAAAAATCATTAGTGATTTTTCTCCAGTTGAAGCTATGGAGTTTCTGCTTGATAAAATGCGCGGCACTAAGAACAACAAAGAATTCCTGAACAATATGAATAGCTGA
- a CDS encoding 4-hydroxythreonine-4-phosphate dehydrogenase PdxA, protein MNPHAGENGILGKEEVNIITPFIKSSALKKNLFGPFPADAFFANHNYKNYDLVFAMYHDQALIPFKMLNFNDGVNYTAGLPIIRTSPDHGTAFNIAGKNIASENSMLQAFNYANRISINRLYND, encoded by the coding sequence TTGAACCCGCACGCTGGTGAAAATGGTATTCTCGGGAAAGAAGAAGTAAATATCATCACGCCATTCATTAAATCATCAGCGTTAAAAAAGAATTTGTTTGGTCCTTTTCCAGCTGATGCATTTTTTGCAAACCATAATTATAAAAATTACGATTTAGTCTTTGCGATGTATCACGACCAGGCACTTATTCCATTCAAGATGCTGAACTTTAACGATGGGGTTAATTATACCGCCGGACTTCCAATCATCCGAACTTCACCTGATCATGGTACGGCTTTTAACATTGCCGGTAAAAACATCGCAAGTGAAAACAGTATGCTGCAAGCATTTAATTATGCGAATAGGATTTCAATTAATCGCTTGTACAATGACTGA
- a CDS encoding NADH-quinone oxidoreductase subunit A produces the protein MLTEFGKIFIFILIAVLFVVIALIAAKLIRPARPTQEKNMTYECGETPEGSPWVKFNIRFYVVALIFLIFDVEVVLLLPWALVYKEFGMFGFLTGAIFLVLLGLGMVYEWRKGDLEWARPKVVPPKLDLNKNEIDTKLSTEN, from the coding sequence ATGCTGACTGAATTCGGGAAAATTTTTATCTTCATATTAATAGCTGTCCTATTTGTTGTGATAGCATTAATCGCTGCAAAATTAATTCGCCCTGCCCGACCTACTCAAGAAAAAAATATGACTTACGAATGTGGTGAGACACCCGAAGGATCCCCATGGGTTAAATTTAATATCAGATTTTATGTGGTGGCTTTAATCTTTTTAATATTTGATGTAGAAGTAGTTTTACTTTTACCCTGGGCATTGGTTTACAAAGAATTTGGAATGTTCGGGTTTTTAACCGGAGCCATTTTTCTGGTTCTTTTAGGATTAGGAATGGTTTACGAATGGCGTAAAGGCGATCTTGAATGGGCACGACCGAAAGTGGTCCCTCCGAAACTTGACCTAAATAAAAATGAAATTGATACTAAATTATCTACTGAGAATTAA
- a CDS encoding dihydroorotate dehydrogenase, with translation MNKVDLSVSIGTLQLRNPIMLASGTVGYGNEMAEFIDLNTIGAIVTKSLSLKPRKGNPPQRIVETPAGMLNSIGLANVGVEEFIKTKIPFLQKYDVPIVCNVAASNIDEYAECVNLLTDENSIKAFEINVSCPNVKEGGLQFGNDLAAVGKVTAKVRAATKKPIIIKLSPNVSYIADFAKVVKQEGGDAVSAINTLVGTSFNIFTRKPKIFSVTGGLSGPAIKPVALAKVLEIKRNVEIPIIGIGGIMNWQDVVEFMIAGASAVQIGTLNFINPSAAKEILSSLEDFCIKQNLNKLSELTGSFLI, from the coding sequence ATGAATAAGGTTGATCTCTCCGTTTCAATTGGGACACTGCAATTAAGAAATCCAATCATGCTTGCATCAGGGACGGTTGGGTACGGAAATGAAATGGCTGAGTTTATTGATCTCAATACTATTGGAGCAATCGTAACAAAATCATTAAGCCTGAAACCGCGAAAAGGCAACCCACCGCAGCGTATTGTAGAAACTCCAGCAGGTATGTTAAATTCTATCGGTCTGGCAAATGTTGGTGTGGAAGAATTTATAAAAACCAAAATTCCGTTTCTGCAAAAATATGATGTGCCGATAGTTTGCAACGTTGCCGCAAGTAATATAGATGAATATGCCGAATGTGTTAATCTATTAACTGATGAAAATTCAATCAAAGCATTTGAGATAAATGTGTCCTGCCCGAATGTTAAGGAAGGGGGACTTCAATTTGGTAATGATTTAGCTGCTGTTGGTAAAGTTACTGCAAAAGTTCGTGCAGCGACCAAAAAACCGATAATCATAAAGCTTTCACCAAATGTTTCATACATCGCCGATTTTGCTAAAGTTGTTAAACAGGAAGGTGGTGATGCAGTTTCCGCAATCAATACACTTGTAGGAACTTCATTTAATATATTTACTCGTAAACCAAAAATATTTTCTGTAACAGGCGGACTTTCTGGTCCGGCAATTAAACCCGTTGCATTGGCTAAAGTATTGGAGATAAAAAGAAATGTTGAAATTCCTATAATCGGAATTGGCGGAATAATGAACTGGCAGGATGTGGTAGAATTTATGATAGCCGGTGCGTCGGCAGTTCAAATTGGAACTTTGAATTTCATTAATCCCTCTGCTGCTAAAGAAATTTTATCATCGCTTGAAGATTTTTGCATTAAACAAAACCTCAACAAATTATCAGAACTAACCGGATCATTTTTAATATAG
- a CDS encoding NADH-quinone oxidoreductase subunit C has protein sequence MKTTEEIFVILKQKFSDDILNHIKGQLVEEYIEVGPSAIDQVCLFLRDTEDLMFDNLMNLSAVDDFNGKKIKDETEKEIMTGGTLSVFYHLESMKLNQKVTLKISTNRDNPEVNSVDAVWHSANWHEREAFDLLGIKFLNHPDLSRILMPYDWEFGYPLRKDYENPEFYNGMKVPY, from the coding sequence ATGAAAACTACTGAAGAAATATTTGTAATTCTTAAACAAAAATTCTCTGATGATATTTTAAATCATATAAAAGGACAACTGGTTGAAGAATATATTGAAGTTGGTCCTTCAGCAATAGATCAGGTATGTTTATTTCTTCGCGATACCGAAGATTTGATGTTTGACAATCTTATGAATCTTTCTGCTGTTGATGATTTTAATGGAAAAAAAATTAAAGACGAAACTGAAAAAGAAATAATGACCGGCGGAACTCTTTCAGTTTTCTATCATCTTGAATCAATGAAGCTCAACCAAAAAGTCACACTCAAAATTTCAACAAATCGGGACAACCCGGAGGTTAATTCAGTTGATGCCGTTTGGCATTCGGCAAACTGGCATGAGCGCGAAGCATTTGATTTATTAGGAATAAAATTTTTAAACCATCCTGACTTAAGTAGAATATTGATGCCTTATGATTGGGAATTTGGTTACCCTTTAAGAAAAGATTATGAAAATCCGGAATTTTATAACGGTATGAAAGTTCCCTATTAA
- the nuoH gene encoding NADH-quinone oxidoreductase subunit NuoH, with product MIYDSFVDLFGNEILAMFLSGALPLTFILLFVLFAVLFERKVSAHMQDRLGPMRVGYHGILQTVADLLKLIQKEDIIARDNDKILFNVAPVLVFAGSYAAFAAIPFTSTYIGSNIDLGLFYIVAASSLVVAGILMAGWASNNKYSLLGSMRAAAQIVSYEIPTMLVILAIVMITGTLNLSTLSEMQTGYFWNWIIFGGPDFGIDKIILIPLMIVSFIIIYTSSLAEVNRTPFDIPEAESELVSGYHTEYSGMKFAMFFLAEYANMFAVSAIVSVLFFGGYQSPFGYLGNTLGVAWLIPFEQLFWFTAKGIFFVFVQMWLRWTLPRLRVDQLMTACWKYLIPIAFVNLLVIGIITIL from the coding sequence ATGATTTACGACAGTTTTGTAGATTTGTTTGGCAACGAAATTCTTGCAATGTTTCTTTCGGGAGCGCTGCCGTTAACTTTCATTTTGCTGTTTGTACTTTTTGCAGTTTTATTCGAGCGAAAAGTTTCTGCCCACATGCAGGATCGGCTTGGTCCAATGCGTGTTGGTTATCATGGGATACTTCAAACGGTCGCAGATTTATTAAAGCTTATTCAAAAAGAAGATATTATCGCAAGAGACAATGATAAAATTTTATTCAATGTTGCCCCTGTACTTGTCTTCGCCGGAAGTTATGCAGCCTTCGCCGCTATTCCATTTACTAGCACATATATCGGTTCAAATATTGATCTTGGATTATTTTACATTGTTGCTGCATCAAGTTTAGTTGTAGCAGGAATTTTAATGGCTGGCTGGGCTTCAAATAATAAGTACTCATTACTTGGTTCTATGCGGGCAGCGGCTCAGATAGTCAGTTATGAAATACCAACGATGCTTGTAATACTTGCTATCGTAATGATCACCGGAACCTTAAACCTGAGTACACTTAGCGAAATGCAAACAGGATACTTCTGGAACTGGATAATATTCGGCGGACCTGATTTCGGAATTGATAAGATAATTCTCATTCCGTTGATGATTGTCAGTTTTATTATTATTTATACAAGTTCGCTTGCCGAAGTAAATAGAACTCCATTTGATATTCCCGAAGCAGAGTCAGAATTAGTTTCCGGTTACCACACAGAATATTCAGGGATGAAATTCGCAATGTTCTTTCTTGCTGAATACGCAAATATGTTTGCAGTTTCTGCAATTGTTTCAGTATTATTTTTTGGAGGTTATCAGTCTCCTTTCGGCTATCTCGGCAATACTTTAGGCGTAGCCTGGCTGATTCCATTTGAACAACTATTTTGGTTTACTGCAAAAGGAATTTTCTTCGTCTTTGTTCAAATGTGGTTAAGATGGACTTTACCCCGATTACGTGTTGATCAACTTATGACTGCATGCTGGAAATATCTTATACCGATTGCGTTTGTCAATTTATTAGTTATTGGAATTATAACGATTTTATAG
- a CDS encoding dihydroorotate dehydrogenase electron transfer subunit codes for MFTVNAPVKELIELDHKIFLQKIYCPEIASIVQPGQFLNVKVSNSYYPLLRRPFSVCDVEGDYIYLMFNILGEGTKLLAAKKINEPVDILGPLGNGFTSEGDYNTAVIVGGGLGAAPFPFLIKRLTDKKEVMTFIGGRSIHDVITYGMKNLFTSTDDGTTGFKGNVVALLKHKISELKKSKIKIPLKEFSLENDFDCEVSTECAMACGFGICQGCPIESTNHKDKYLLVCKDGPVFNIKDVEL; via the coding sequence TTGTTCACAGTTAATGCTCCTGTAAAAGAATTAATCGAACTTGATCATAAAATATTTTTACAAAAAATTTATTGCCCCGAAATAGCTTCGATTGTTCAGCCCGGACAATTTCTTAATGTTAAAGTTTCTAATTCGTATTATCCATTGCTTCGCCGACCATTCAGTGTTTGTGATGTGGAAGGTGATTACATCTATTTGATGTTTAATATTCTCGGGGAAGGTACAAAGCTACTTGCCGCAAAAAAAATAAATGAACCGGTTGATATCCTTGGACCACTCGGTAATGGCTTTACTAGCGAAGGTGATTACAATACTGCCGTAATCGTTGGCGGTGGTTTAGGTGCAGCTCCATTTCCATTTTTAATAAAACGATTGACAGATAAAAAAGAAGTAATGACTTTTATTGGTGGAAGATCAATTCACGATGTTATCACTTATGGAATGAAAAATCTTTTTACATCCACTGATGATGGAACTACCGGGTTCAAAGGCAACGTTGTTGCGCTGCTAAAACATAAAATTTCAGAACTGAAAAAAAGCAAGATCAAAATACCATTAAAAGAATTTTCTCTTGAAAACGATTTTGACTGTGAAGTTTCAACTGAATGTGCAATGGCTTGTGGTTTCGGAATTTGTCAGGGCTGTCCGATAGAATCAACTAATCATAAAGATAAATATTTACTGGTCTGCAAAGACGGACCTGTATTTAATATCAAGGATGTCGAATTATGA
- a CDS encoding NADH-quinone oxidoreductase subunit D: protein MALKTEEMILNMGPQHPSTHGVLRLELELDGELINKVKPHIGYLHRCFEKHAEAMTYPQVIPYTDRMDYLASMGNELGYVIAVEKLLGIQIPERVEYIRVIMAELQRIASHLVALGTYGADIGAMTPFLFCFRDREKILSLFEMTCGARLLYNYIWIGGVSHDLHPDFIRLAKDFVVYFRPKIKELNDLLTNNKIFIERTANVGILPAETAINYGITGPNLRGSGVKWDLRKNDTYSIYNKFDFDIPVGKGLFGTTGDCWDRYNVRVLEMEESLKIIEQALDQIPDGDVSSAIPKRIKPPVGQVYSRVENPRGDLGYFIISNGSLNPFRVKVRAPSFVSLQAMDILCRGHLVADIIAILGSIDIVLGEIDR from the coding sequence ATGGCATTAAAAACTGAAGAAATGATATTGAATATGGGTCCGCAGCACCCCTCAACCCATGGTGTATTGCGTTTGGAACTTGAGCTAGATGGTGAACTCATCAATAAAGTTAAACCCCATATCGGATATCTTCACCGCTGCTTCGAAAAGCATGCTGAAGCAATGACTTATCCTCAAGTTATTCCATACACAGATAGAATGGATTATCTTGCTTCTATGGGAAATGAATTAGGTTATGTAATTGCTGTAGAAAAACTTTTAGGAATTCAGATTCCTGAAAGAGTTGAATATATCCGTGTAATTATGGCAGAACTTCAGCGAATTGCCTCCCACCTTGTGGCGCTTGGAACTTACGGCGCTGATATTGGTGCAATGACTCCTTTCTTGTTTTGCTTTAGAGACAGAGAAAAAATTCTCAGCTTATTCGAGATGACTTGCGGCGCACGCCTGCTTTACAATTATATATGGATAGGTGGAGTTTCCCACGACCTGCATCCTGATTTTATTAGACTTGCAAAGGATTTTGTCGTTTATTTCCGTCCCAAGATTAAAGAGTTGAATGATCTACTTACCAATAATAAAATTTTTATCGAGCGAACCGCTAATGTTGGTATTCTTCCAGCCGAGACTGCAATCAATTATGGAATTACCGGACCGAATTTGCGCGGCAGCGGTGTAAAATGGGATTTACGTAAAAATGATACCTACTCTATTTATAACAAATTTGATTTTGATATTCCTGTCGGCAAAGGTTTATTCGGAACAACAGGAGATTGCTGGGATAGGTATAATGTAAGAGTACTTGAGATGGAAGAGAGTTTGAAAATTATTGAACAAGCACTTGATCAAATTCCCGATGGTGATGTTTCCTCGGCGATTCCGAAAAGAATAAAACCTCCCGTTGGACAAGTATATTCAAGAGTTGAAAACCCGCGTGGTGATCTTGGCTATTTTATAATCAGTAATGGATCTTTGAATCCATTCAGAGTAAAAGTTCGCGCCCCTTCCTTTGTCTCATTGCAGGCTATGGACATTTTATGCCGGGGTCATCTTGTTGCTGATATAATTGCAATACTTGGAAGCATTGATATAGTTTTGGGAGAAATTGATAGATGA
- a CDS encoding GWxTD domain-containing protein — translation MVFKINYNKDQKTTEEFIFKSLWINKPVSLADPEEAISYLKIIEKEEVVKTLLSNDEKDYVSALNKYWGKYDPSPNTSYNELMAEYYLRIDYANLNFRPISGKSGVNTDRGKVFVKFGHPAKIDRISNDDGYIIEKWFYEDANNVFSFIDKTGTGDFQLLSEE, via the coding sequence GTGGTATTCAAAATCAATTATAATAAGGATCAAAAGACTACAGAAGAGTTCATCTTCAAATCTTTGTGGATCAACAAACCGGTTTCACTTGCAGACCCTGAGGAGGCTATTTCTTATCTGAAAATAATAGAAAAGGAGGAGGTTGTTAAAACGCTTCTTTCCAATGATGAAAAAGATTACGTTAGTGCACTGAACAAATATTGGGGGAAATATGATCCTTCACCGAATACAAGCTACAACGAGCTTATGGCTGAATACTATTTAAGGATAGATTATGCCAATTTGAATTTTAGACCAATCTCAGGTAAAAGCGGTGTGAATACAGATCGGGGAAAAGTATTTGTTAAATTTGGACACCCGGCTAAAATTGATAGAATATCAAACGACGATGGCTACATTATAGAAAAATGGTTTTATGAAGATGCAAACAATGTTTTTTCATTTATTGATAAAACCGGAACCGGGGATTTTCAACTTTTGAGTGAAGAATGA
- a CDS encoding 4-hydroxythreonine-4-phosphate dehydrogenase PdxA produces the protein MKRFVFTCGDINGIGPEVVIKTLNKIYKRKDSAFTFICPRNVFELYSKITPPKFDFYYSYDINALKNKSVNIFDLGNVKITLAKPTKSSGRIAFSAIAIAANACLSNKFSAMITAPISKESFNKAGINYPGHTELLAEITKQKNFVMMFLSQKMKAALLTIHIPLSKVPSVITKELLSSKLETIVKSLKEDFNISNPKSQYLV, from the coding sequence ATGAAGAGATTCGTTTTTACTTGCGGCGATATAAATGGCATCGGTCCCGAAGTTGTTATTAAAACTCTTAACAAAATTTATAAAAGAAAAGATTCAGCTTTTACCTTTATTTGCCCGCGAAATGTATTTGAGTTGTATTCAAAAATTACACCCCCCAAATTCGACTTTTATTATTCCTATGATATAAATGCACTTAAAAATAAATCAGTGAATATATTTGATCTCGGCAACGTAAAAATCACACTTGCTAAGCCAACAAAATCTTCCGGAAGAATTGCATTCAGTGCAATAGCCATTGCGGCTAATGCATGTCTCTCTAATAAATTTTCTGCGATGATTACCGCCCCAATTTCAAAGGAAAGTTTCAATAAAGCAGGGATTAATTATCCCGGGCATACAGAATTGCTTGCTGAAATTACAAAGCAAAAGAATTTCGTAATGATGTTCTTATCTCAAAAGATGAAAGCAGCACTGTTAACAATTCATATCCCGCTCTCAAAAGTTCCCTCTGTAATTACAAAGGAATTGCTTTCGTCAAAACTTGAAACAATTGTAAAATCATTAAAGGAAGATTTTAATATTTCTAATCCAAAATCGCAATACTTGGTTTGA
- a CDS encoding mannose-1-phosphate guanylyltransferase, producing the protein MKIYAVIMAGGVGSRFWPRSKKKTPKQMLQIFGENTMIQDTVSRLNGLVDTQNILVITNKLQKEGICEQLPQIPSDNVIEEPFGRNTAACIGLASIIIEKRDKDAVMIVLPADHIIRDKEAFHKVLKNAIEFAYKSGGLLTIGITPTRPETGYGYIQIDDKEVAQNIYKVFTFAEKPNYATAVRFLESGDFMWNSGMFIWRTDSILEEMKVHMPDLFESLESIKKSFGKSDFESVLTNLYGQLKKISIDYGVMEKSNKVYLTKGSFNWSDVGSWEEVYQLSEKDNNGNSISVQVYSDMSVDSYIYLPNKFNEFIGVENLIIINTDEALLICRPDNCQDVKNVVHYLTLNQMEEHP; encoded by the coding sequence ATGAAAATTTATGCTGTAATCATGGCTGGGGGAGTTGGTTCAAGATTTTGGCCAAGAAGTAAGAAAAAAACTCCCAAACAGATGCTTCAAATCTTTGGTGAGAACACTATGATTCAGGATACTGTTAGCAGGTTAAATGGTCTTGTGGATACTCAAAATATTTTAGTAATCACAAATAAACTCCAAAAGGAGGGTATCTGTGAACAGCTTCCTCAAATTCCATCTGACAATGTTATTGAGGAACCATTCGGCAGAAACACCGCTGCTTGCATCGGGCTGGCATCTATTATAATTGAAAAAAGAGATAAAGATGCAGTGATGATTGTTCTGCCTGCAGATCATATTATTCGTGACAAAGAAGCCTTCCACAAAGTTCTAAAAAATGCAATTGAATTTGCTTATAAATCCGGCGGACTTTTGACAATTGGTATTACACCCACCCGACCTGAAACCGGTTACGGGTATATTCAAATAGACGATAAGGAAGTCGCTCAAAATATTTATAAGGTTTTTACTTTCGCCGAAAAACCAAATTATGCAACTGCTGTTAGATTTCTTGAGAGCGGTGATTTTATGTGGAACAGCGGTATGTTTATATGGCGGACAGATTCAATTCTTGAAGAGATGAAAGTACACATGCCAGATTTATTTGAAAGTTTGGAATCTATAAAGAAGTCATTTGGCAAAAGCGACTTTGAATCTGTTTTAACCAATTTGTATGGACAACTCAAAAAAATTTCAATTGATTACGGCGTTATGGAAAAATCTAACAAAGTATATCTTACGAAAGGTTCATTCAATTGGAGTGATGTGGGAAGCTGGGAAGAAGTTTATCAGCTCTCCGAGAAGGATAACAATGGCAATTCTATCTCCGTGCAAGTTTATTCAGATATGTCTGTTGACTCATACATTTATTTACCAAATAAATTTAATGAATTTATAGGTGTTGAAAACTTAATCATTATCAATACAGATGAAGCTCTACTAATTTGCCGTCCTGACAATTGTCAGGATGTTAAAAACGTTGTTCACTATCTGACATTGAATCAAATGGAAGAACATCCCTGA
- the nuoB gene encoding NADH-quinone oxidoreductase subunit NuoB, which produces MGLLDQQFKDENIVITSVEDLLNWARLSSLWQMGFGLACCAIEMMATSASHYDFDRFGVIPRPSPRQSDVIIISGTVTLKMATRIKRLYEQMPDPKYVISMESCSNCGGPYWEHGYHVLKGVDRVIPVDVYVPGCPPRPEALLEGLLKLQEKIRNESLVKKPA; this is translated from the coding sequence ATGGGTCTATTAGATCAGCAGTTTAAAGACGAAAACATAGTGATAACATCAGTTGAAGATTTATTAAACTGGGCTCGACTGTCTTCGTTGTGGCAGATGGGTTTTGGATTAGCCTGTTGTGCTATTGAAATGATGGCAACTTCAGCTTCACATTATGACTTTGATAGATTTGGAGTAATCCCCCGCCCTTCTCCCCGGCAATCCGATGTGATAATTATTTCGGGTACGGTAACTTTAAAAATGGCAACACGAATCAAAAGACTTTATGAGCAAATGCCTGATCCCAAATATGTTATCTCGATGGAAAGCTGTTCCAACTGCGGCGGTCCCTATTGGGAACACGGCTACCACGTACTAAAAGGTGTTGATCGTGTAATTCCTGTTGATGTTTATGTGCCTGGGTGTCCTCCACGCCCTGAAGCTCTGTTAGAGGGCTTGCTTAAGCTGCAGGAAAAAATTAGAAACGAATCATTAGTTAAAAAGCCTGCATGA